One stretch of Streptococcus australis DNA includes these proteins:
- a CDS encoding FtsX-like permease family protein has translation MFSVKDIRKLVVVSIIGACAVFVANLFLNFYLDIEQLEISKTNPMIQTYYDAQVSLSWMVSMVSGVVLSLTSILLMCFYIKQFVDDHKEQLGILKALGYSNGQLAKRFWAFGLSFGVGALLGYFASFLMMGHFYDFRNEKGILPEITIHFHWQLLVALVMLPTTFFMVLAVGYARRQLQTPALRLLKKSPTPIKVKRRKSAATKEQSFLKELSSSLIWGRKLILFFVVFGSMCFAAMVQLSFGLRDYTDDIIQTMMIMIGLILSFSILFLSLGIVVSESRETLALMKAFGYTNRECQSHILAPYRFWAYLGFVLGTAYQYGITEILIGVIKDTVPEKIEHNFDWNVCFWTLIGFTVVYEILFYLSNRKLKKQTIKEVLLAE, from the coding sequence ATGTTTTCAGTAAAAGATATTCGAAAATTAGTTGTCGTCAGTATCATTGGGGCCTGTGCCGTCTTTGTAGCCAATCTCTTCTTGAATTTTTATCTTGATATCGAGCAGCTGGAGATTTCTAAAACCAATCCCATGATTCAGACCTACTATGATGCCCAGGTTTCGCTTTCCTGGATGGTGTCCATGGTTAGTGGGGTTGTCTTGTCCTTGACGTCGATCCTCCTCATGTGTTTTTATATCAAACAATTTGTCGATGACCACAAGGAACAATTAGGAATTTTAAAGGCCTTGGGCTATAGCAATGGCCAGTTAGCTAAACGATTTTGGGCTTTTGGACTCAGTTTTGGAGTCGGAGCGCTTCTTGGTTATTTTGCTTCTTTTCTCATGATGGGACATTTTTATGACTTTCGCAATGAGAAGGGGATTTTGCCAGAAATCACCATTCATTTTCATTGGCAGCTCTTAGTTGCTTTGGTGATGCTACCCACAACCTTCTTTATGGTTCTTGCGGTTGGCTATGCTAGAAGACAACTACAAACGCCAGCCCTTCGCTTATTGAAAAAATCCCCAACACCAATCAAGGTCAAAAGGAGAAAGAGTGCTGCCACGAAAGAGCAATCCTTCCTAAAAGAGCTATCTTCGTCGCTGATTTGGGGGAGAAAATTGATCTTGTTTTTTGTGGTCTTTGGCTCCATGTGCTTCGCGGCCATGGTTCAATTGTCCTTTGGCCTAAGGGACTACACAGATGACATCATCCAAACCATGATGATTATGATTGGCTTGATCCTTTCTTTCTCTATTCTCTTTTTGTCATTGGGGATTGTCGTCTCAGAAAGTCGCGAAACCTTGGCCTTGATGAAGGCCTTTGGCTACACCAATCGTGAATGCCAAAGTCATATTCTCGCTCCCTATCGCTTCTGGGCTTATCTAGGGTTTGTTCTTGGAACGGCTTATCAATACGGCATCACGGAAATTTTGATCGGTGTGATCAAAGACACAGTACCTGAAAAGATTGAGCATAATTTTGATTGGAACGTTTGCTTTTGGACTTTGATCGGCTTTACTGTGGTTTATGAAATCCTCTTTTATCTATCCAACAGAAAACTCAAAAAACAAACGATTAAAGAAGTTCTCTTAGCCGAATAA
- a CDS encoding ABC transporter ATP-binding protein, whose translation MIQLENVHKSYGQTKVLKGIDLQIQDQDDVVILGPSGSGKSTLLNVLSGLEKVDEGHILIQGQDLSQLTDAQLTAFRREKIAFIFQQYYLLPNLTVRQNVKMGADLANNHDFLQIIEDLGLGDKLDKYPSELSGGEQQRVSIARALAKKPEILFLDEPTGALDEETGRKILDYIWKLKEKLGFTLIMVTHNQNIADMARTIIRVNSGKITEVVTNDQPQTAYEIGW comes from the coding sequence ATGATTCAACTAGAAAATGTTCACAAAAGTTACGGCCAAACCAAGGTTTTAAAAGGAATTGATTTGCAGATTCAAGACCAGGATGATGTAGTTATTCTAGGCCCTTCTGGATCAGGAAAGTCAACTCTCTTAAACGTATTATCCGGATTAGAAAAGGTAGACGAGGGGCATATCCTCATTCAAGGGCAGGATTTATCGCAACTCACGGATGCTCAATTGACAGCCTTTAGACGTGAGAAGATTGCCTTTATTTTTCAGCAGTATTATTTATTGCCGAATCTAACGGTTAGACAGAATGTTAAAATGGGAGCTGACCTGGCCAACAATCATGATTTTTTGCAGATCATCGAAGATTTGGGACTTGGCGATAAGCTAGACAAGTATCCAAGTGAATTGTCTGGTGGGGAACAGCAGAGAGTGTCTATTGCTCGGGCCTTGGCCAAAAAGCCAGAGATTCTTTTCTTAGATGAGCCGACGGGGGCCTTGGATGAAGAAACAGGGCGCAAGATTCTCGATTATATCTGGAAGTTGAAGGAAAAACTGGGCTTTACTTTAATTATGGTGACGCACAACCAAAACATTGCGGATATGGCGAGAACTATCATTCGCGTCAATAGTGGCAAGATTACCGAAGTTGTGACCAATGATCAGCCTCAGACTGCCTATGAGATTGGATGGTAA
- a CDS encoding TetR/AcrR family transcriptional regulator, translating into MPPKVKFSKEAMIGTALQLVREQGMASLTARALAEKLGATPRVIFGQFSNMSELQAEVIVAAEMVVVEYIRKALEDEKPFRSVGVAYILFGLKEPQLFQLLFQNSSKEPIRRFQDFLPMKDHSYQLVLDSIVADYPLTLEEASRLYQHLFIYSHGMASMVASGIYQYSMEEVIGLLTEVCQSLIKEMVGKK; encoded by the coding sequence ATGCCACCAAAAGTTAAATTTAGTAAAGAGGCTATGATTGGGACAGCTTTACAATTAGTGAGAGAACAGGGCATGGCTAGTTTGACGGCTAGAGCATTAGCGGAGAAACTGGGAGCCACGCCAAGAGTCATTTTTGGACAATTTTCTAATATGTCTGAGTTACAAGCAGAGGTTATTGTTGCTGCGGAAATGGTAGTGGTGGAGTATATACGCAAGGCTTTAGAAGATGAGAAGCCTTTTCGATCTGTCGGAGTTGCTTATATACTTTTCGGATTAAAAGAGCCTCAACTTTTTCAATTGCTTTTCCAGAATTCTAGTAAAGAACCGATTCGTCGCTTTCAAGATTTTCTTCCTATGAAGGATCATAGTTACCAATTGGTTCTGGATTCGATTGTCGCAGATTATCCTTTGACTTTAGAGGAAGCTAGTCGCTTGTACCAGCATCTATTTATCTACTCACACGGGATGGCCTCTATGGTTGCTTCTGGTATTTATCAGTACAGCATGGAAGAAGTGATAGGATTATTGACAGAGGTTTGTCAATCTCTCATCAAAGAAATGGTAGGGAAGAAATGA